One stretch of Archangium lipolyticum DNA includes these proteins:
- a CDS encoding tetratricopeptide repeat protein, translated as MASVFRTIGLAVLVAAAPGAAWAGSRPSGSYRADVWGQVELSLTQERLVAYTAGEGGACGFAPRSAVLEGEFQGNVLVGELTVCLRGESCPEVDRLPVLAFYGPSDGTLTAYVRPREGCQAPELGPGGLLVLKPAWEEAEEPAAGVSRAGGSTLARLRTEKRDPAAAKESLEKGTRLLGAKDWSGSATEFERSITQDDRNWVAFFGLGTAQLMRGQARDAVEALDRARVLNAREPSIHYHLACAHSRLGDKRKAMDSLRQAVKLGFAIPEGSFQDVELDRFLGSEPEYLGLTNQAIRNYKSPAGRRQYTGP; from the coding sequence ATGGCGTCCGTGTTCAGAACAATCGGCCTCGCGGTCCTCGTCGCCGCGGCCCCTGGTGCCGCGTGGGCGGGGTCTCGTCCCTCGGGCAGCTATCGGGCGGACGTCTGGGGTCAGGTGGAGCTGAGCCTGACGCAGGAGCGCCTGGTCGCCTACACGGCCGGGGAGGGTGGGGCCTGTGGCTTCGCGCCCCGGAGCGCGGTGTTGGAGGGCGAGTTCCAGGGCAACGTGCTGGTGGGAGAGCTGACCGTGTGCCTGCGAGGGGAGTCGTGCCCGGAGGTGGACCGGCTGCCCGTGCTCGCCTTCTATGGCCCCTCGGACGGGACGCTGACGGCCTACGTGCGGCCGCGCGAGGGGTGTCAGGCGCCGGAGCTGGGCCCGGGGGGGCTGTTGGTGTTGAAGCCGGCCTGGGAGGAGGCGGAGGAGCCCGCGGCGGGTGTCTCACGCGCGGGGGGCTCGACCCTGGCGCGGCTGCGCACGGAGAAGAGGGACCCCGCGGCCGCCAAGGAGTCGCTGGAGAAGGGCACCCGGCTGCTGGGGGCGAAGGACTGGAGCGGCTCGGCGACCGAGTTCGAGCGAAGCATCACCCAGGATGACCGCAACTGGGTGGCCTTCTTCGGGCTGGGCACCGCCCAACTGATGCGCGGTCAGGCGCGTGACGCCGTGGAGGCCCTGGACAGGGCCCGCGTCCTCAACGCGCGCGAGCCGAGCATCCACTACCACCTGGCCTGCGCCCACAGCCGGCTCGGTGACAAGCGGAAGGCCATGGACTCCCTGAGGCAGGCGGTGAAGCTGGGCTTCGCCATCCCCGAGGGCTCGTTCCAGGATGTCGAGCTGGATCGGTTCCTGGGCTCGGAGCCCGAGTACCTGGGACTCACCAACCAGGCCATCCGGAACTACAAGTCGCCCGCCGGACGGCGGCAATACACGGGACCCTGA
- a CDS encoding serine/threonine-protein kinase, with the protein MSTSPTPRIPRILGPYEILSQLGKGGMAEVFRARVRAGPRQGWTVAVKRLLPALTKDPASVSLFAAEARLTKQLDHPNIVQVLDVGLVEGQYFIVMELVDGRDLGHILRRCKHRGIYLPLDFAVYLGRVLLEALSYAHSATGPTGEPLGIVHCDISPSNLFISRLGDIKLGDFGVARLRVDGVLQGGEVLGKPYYLSPEALQGAIDPSVDLWAATVVLYELLTLQRPFTGSTPEEVFTKIVYRDYLPPSLIRPEIPEALDEIIHKGFAVNPEDRFPSAEAFAEALAPHYDERVGTPLAIAAVVRGLFGISDTT; encoded by the coding sequence GTGAGCACTTCTCCCACGCCGCGGATTCCCCGCATCCTCGGCCCCTACGAAATCCTGTCGCAGCTCGGCAAGGGCGGAATGGCCGAGGTCTTCCGGGCCCGGGTCCGCGCCGGTCCCCGTCAGGGCTGGACCGTGGCCGTCAAGCGGCTGCTGCCCGCGCTCACCAAGGATCCCGCCTCCGTCTCCCTCTTCGCCGCCGAGGCCCGCCTCACCAAGCAGCTGGATCATCCCAACATCGTCCAGGTGCTCGACGTGGGGCTGGTGGAGGGCCAGTACTTCATCGTCATGGAGCTGGTGGATGGCCGCGACCTGGGCCACATCCTCCGCCGCTGCAAGCACCGCGGCATCTATCTGCCCCTGGACTTCGCCGTCTACCTGGGCCGCGTGCTGCTCGAGGCCCTGAGCTACGCCCACTCCGCCACCGGCCCCACCGGCGAGCCGCTGGGCATCGTCCATTGCGATATCTCGCCCTCGAACCTGTTCATCTCCCGGTTGGGCGATATCAAGCTCGGTGACTTCGGCGTGGCCCGCCTGCGCGTGGATGGGGTGCTCCAGGGTGGTGAGGTGCTCGGCAAGCCCTACTACCTGTCTCCCGAGGCCCTGCAGGGCGCGATCGATCCGTCGGTGGACCTGTGGGCCGCCACCGTCGTGCTCTACGAGCTGCTGACGCTGCAGCGGCCCTTCACGGGCTCCACTCCGGAAGAGGTCTTCACGAAGATCGTCTACCGGGACTACCTGCCGCCGAGCCTCATCCGCCCGGAGATCCCCGAGGCGCTGGACGAGATCATCCACAAGGGCTTCGCGGTGAATCCCGAGGACCGGTTCCCCTCGGCCGAGGCCTTCGCCGAGGCCCTGGCCCCCCACTACGACGAGCGCGTGGGCACCCCGTTGGCCATCGCCGCCGTGGTGCGCGGACTGTTCGGAATCAGCGACACGACATGA
- the tyrS gene encoding tyrosine--tRNA ligase, translated as MSENALRKATPQEQFEEVTRGTVDLQVPEDLKRKLERSYETGKPLVIKAGFDPSRPDLHLGHSLLLTRMRRFQDFGHQVVFLIGDFTALIGDPTGKNTTRPALTRDEVKVNAKTYQEQVFKVLDAAKTQVRFNSEWLDKLGTEGMIRLAARYSLQRILERDDFKKRFRENRSIALHEFLYPLLQGYDSVALKADVELGATDQLFNLMVGRQLMKEEGLEPQVIMTGPILEGLDAKMVDGKITGDKMSKSLDNYVGISESPEQIYGKLMSITDDLMWRYYELLSSRTLKELAELKEKVLRGELHPKAAKSGFALEIAARFHDAESAQKAMQAWEERYSQKKIVAEDQPLVEVPMAGAPKLLLAKALAEAKLVASVTEARKLMGQGGVRVNGEKATDPKHELDAGEYLVQVGKHKSARIKLA; from the coding sequence ATGTCCGAAAACGCTTTGCGCAAGGCGACGCCCCAGGAGCAGTTCGAGGAAGTGACCCGCGGCACCGTGGATCTCCAGGTGCCCGAGGATCTGAAGAGGAAGCTCGAGCGCTCGTATGAGACGGGCAAGCCGCTCGTCATCAAGGCCGGTTTCGATCCGAGCCGCCCGGACCTGCACCTGGGCCACTCGCTGCTGCTCACGCGCATGCGGCGCTTCCAGGACTTCGGCCACCAGGTGGTGTTCCTCATCGGCGACTTCACCGCGCTGATCGGCGACCCCACGGGGAAGAACACCACGCGCCCCGCGCTCACGCGCGACGAGGTGAAGGTCAACGCGAAGACGTACCAGGAGCAGGTCTTCAAGGTGCTGGACGCGGCGAAGACGCAGGTGCGCTTCAACTCCGAGTGGTTGGACAAGCTGGGCACCGAGGGGATGATCCGCCTGGCGGCGCGCTACTCGCTCCAGCGCATCCTGGAGCGCGATGACTTCAAGAAGCGCTTCCGCGAGAACCGCTCCATCGCCCTCCACGAGTTCCTCTACCCGCTGCTGCAGGGCTACGACTCGGTGGCGCTCAAGGCGGACGTGGAGCTGGGCGCGACGGATCAGCTCTTCAACCTGATGGTGGGCCGGCAGCTCATGAAGGAAGAGGGTCTGGAGCCGCAGGTCATCATGACCGGGCCCATCCTCGAGGGTCTGGACGCGAAGATGGTCGACGGGAAGATCACCGGCGACAAGATGTCCAAGAGCCTGGACAACTACGTGGGCATCAGCGAGTCGCCGGAGCAGATCTACGGCAAGCTGATGAGCATCACGGACGACCTGATGTGGCGCTACTACGAGCTGCTGTCGTCCCGGACGCTCAAGGAGCTGGCCGAGCTGAAGGAGAAGGTGCTGCGCGGGGAGCTGCACCCGAAGGCGGCGAAGTCGGGCTTCGCGCTGGAGATCGCCGCGCGCTTCCACGACGCGGAGTCGGCCCAGAAGGCGATGCAGGCGTGGGAGGAGCGCTACTCCCAGAAGAAGATCGTCGCCGAGGATCAGCCGCTGGTGGAGGTGCCGATGGCGGGCGCCCCGAAGCTGCTGCTGGCCAAGGCGCTGGCGGAGGCGAAGCTGGTGGCCTCCGTCACGGAGGCGCGCAAGCTGATGGGCCAGGGCGGCGTGCGGGTGAACGGCGAGAAGGCCACGGACCCCAAGCACGAGCTGGACGCGGGCGAGTACCTGGTCCAGGTGGGCAAGCACAAGTCCGCGCGCATCAAGCTGGCGTGA
- a CDS encoding DHH family phosphoesterase, translating into MPATPTANSRRSTPGGGEGTESPPPRIASLPARAKLERLLRVAKGHKKALVLTHDNPDPDSLAAAVALTQLLKERADVEEARVGYGGIIGRAENLAFVKVLRLPVVPIAQLDLDEYDLLALVDTQPPTGNHAIPPRLRSEVDIVIDHHPLRNESLEAPFADVGGDFGATSTMLAEYLRAARLEPSVEVATALFYGVKADTRDLGRETTQTDIDTYLWLFPRMDKQLLSQIEHPELPARYFQLYHTAFERAKVYGDTAIVTDLEEVYSPDMVAEVAERLMFLDGMKWSLAYATYHNQLFLSLRVKDRRMNAGRLIREICEDYGGSAGGHGSMAGARIPLSGRATQRKALKRELVRRFLEAFGVADERPVALLSAPSP; encoded by the coding sequence ATGCCTGCTACACCGACAGCCAACAGCCGCAGATCGACGCCGGGGGGCGGAGAGGGCACGGAGTCCCCGCCACCACGCATCGCGAGCCTGCCGGCACGCGCCAAGCTGGAGCGGCTCTTGAGGGTAGCCAAGGGACACAAGAAGGCCCTCGTGCTCACCCACGACAACCCGGATCCGGACTCCCTGGCGGCGGCGGTGGCGCTGACGCAGCTGTTGAAGGAGCGGGCGGATGTGGAGGAGGCCCGGGTGGGCTACGGCGGCATCATCGGCCGGGCGGAGAACCTCGCCTTCGTGAAGGTGCTGCGCCTGCCCGTGGTGCCCATCGCCCAGTTGGATCTGGACGAGTACGACCTGCTGGCGCTGGTGGACACGCAGCCCCCGACGGGCAACCACGCCATTCCACCGCGGCTGCGCAGTGAGGTGGACATCGTCATCGACCACCACCCGCTGCGAAACGAGAGCCTCGAGGCACCCTTCGCGGACGTGGGGGGTGACTTCGGAGCCACGTCGACGATGCTGGCGGAGTACCTGCGCGCCGCGCGGCTGGAGCCCTCGGTGGAGGTGGCCACCGCGCTCTTCTACGGCGTGAAGGCGGACACGAGGGATCTGGGACGCGAGACGACCCAGACGGACATCGACACGTACCTGTGGCTGTTCCCGCGGATGGACAAGCAGCTGCTGAGCCAGATCGAGCATCCGGAGCTGCCGGCGCGGTACTTCCAGCTGTACCACACGGCTTTCGAGCGGGCGAAGGTATACGGGGACACGGCGATCGTGACGGACCTGGAAGAGGTCTACTCGCCGGACATGGTGGCCGAGGTGGCCGAGCGGCTGATGTTCCTGGACGGAATGAAGTGGTCGCTGGCGTACGCCACGTACCACAACCAGCTGTTCCTCTCGCTGAGGGTGAAGGATCGGCGGATGAACGCGGGCCGGCTCATCCGGGAGATCTGCGAGGACTACGGCGGCTCGGCGGGAGGCCACGGCAGCATGGCGGGCGCGAGGATTCCGCTGTCGGGACGGGCGACGCAGCGCAAGGCGCTCAAGCGGGAGCTGGTGCGCCGCTTTCTCGAGGCCTTTGGAGTGGCGGATGAGCGGCCGGTGGCGCTGCTGTCCGCGCCGTCGCCGTGA
- a CDS encoding deoxyribonuclease IV, with translation MRVGAHESIAGGVSRALARAEEHGARSLQVFTKNARGWKAPPLTEEECRAFHAEVRRTGLPVVAHGSYLVNLGTEEPAQREKSLDCVVEELTRCERLGIPFLIFHPGGHPDERRGLELIARALDEVHARTPRFRSRLCLEVTAGQGNCLGWRFEHLGEILSRVGDAGRLGICLDICHLFAAGYDLSTEAGYHEVMAECDRVLGLERVHCIHLNDSKKPLGCRVDRHEEVGKGAIGLTPFRCLVKDPRFVNTIGILETPFPERYPEAIRLLESLSRRK, from the coding sequence GTGCGTGTCGGGGCTCACGAGTCCATCGCAGGAGGCGTGAGCCGGGCCCTGGCGCGAGCCGAGGAGCATGGCGCGCGCAGCCTGCAGGTCTTCACGAAGAACGCCCGGGGCTGGAAGGCCCCACCCCTGACCGAGGAGGAGTGCCGCGCCTTCCACGCGGAGGTGCGGCGCACGGGGCTGCCGGTGGTGGCGCACGGCAGCTACCTGGTGAACCTCGGGACGGAGGAGCCAGCGCAGCGCGAGAAGTCGCTGGACTGCGTCGTCGAGGAGCTCACCCGCTGCGAGCGCCTCGGCATCCCCTTCCTCATCTTCCACCCGGGAGGACACCCGGACGAGCGCCGGGGGCTGGAGCTGATCGCCCGGGCCCTGGACGAGGTGCACGCGCGCACGCCGCGCTTCCGGTCACGTCTGTGCCTGGAGGTGACGGCGGGCCAGGGAAACTGCCTGGGTTGGCGCTTCGAACACCTGGGGGAGATCCTGTCCCGGGTAGGCGATGCGGGGCGCCTGGGCATCTGCCTGGACATCTGCCATCTGTTCGCCGCCGGATACGATCTTTCGACGGAAGCCGGTTACCATGAGGTAATGGCCGAGTGTGACCGGGTGCTGGGGCTGGAGCGGGTGCACTGCATCCACCTCAACGACAGCAAGAAGCCGCTGGGGTGCCGGGTGGATCGCCATGAAGAGGTAGGCAAGGGAGCAATCGGGCTCACGCCTTTTCGCTGCCTCGTGAAGGATCCGCGCTTCGTCAACACCATTGGAATCCTGGAGACCCCTTTCCCCGAGCGTTATCCAGAAGCCATCAGGCTTCTCGAATCGCTGAGCCGGAGGAAGTAA
- a CDS encoding 5-formyltetrahydrofolate cyclo-ligase gives MASETVAQEGAARKVSLREELTARRKAMTPDIIDERGLKVQARFLATPYYQKARTVALYAPIRGEVPTRDILIAALQDEKIVCYPLSHVHGRILSFRAIKSEAELEPGRLGVREPTNSAELIPVDQIDLFVVPGLGFTRDGKRLGRGGGYYDATLRAASARSRRVGLAFGDQVVDTMPTTSEDVDMDLVVTESETLRGLYRDWDFVDT, from the coding sequence GTGGCGAGCGAGACGGTGGCGCAAGAGGGGGCAGCTCGGAAGGTGTCGCTGCGCGAGGAGCTGACGGCGCGGCGCAAGGCGATGACGCCGGACATCATCGACGAGCGCGGGTTGAAGGTTCAGGCCCGATTCCTGGCAACGCCCTATTACCAAAAGGCGAGGACGGTGGCCCTCTACGCCCCCATTCGGGGCGAGGTGCCCACACGGGACATCCTGATCGCGGCGTTGCAGGACGAGAAGATCGTCTGCTACCCGCTGTCCCACGTCCATGGACGTATCCTGTCCTTCCGGGCCATCAAGTCCGAAGCGGAGCTGGAGCCTGGCAGGCTCGGAGTACGCGAGCCCACCAACTCCGCCGAGCTCATCCCGGTGGACCAGATCGATCTGTTCGTGGTGCCCGGACTGGGCTTCACACGAGATGGCAAGCGGCTGGGACGTGGCGGCGGGTACTACGACGCCACGCTCCGGGCGGCCTCGGCGCGCAGCCGCCGGGTGGGACTGGCCTTCGGAGATCAGGTCGTCGACACCATGCCGACCACCAGTGAGGACGTGGACATGGACCTCGTCGTCACCGAGTCGGAGACACTGCGCGGGCTGTACCGCGACTGGGACTTCGTCGACACGTGA
- a CDS encoding TIGR00282 family metallophosphoesterase, which produces MKVLFMGDVVGRPGLLAVRTLLPKLIARHSVDLVVANAENSEGGAGISPESAEALLGSEVNLLTSGNHFWTKKQILPWVEDNPNLLLRPANYPKGAPGKGHTVIQTPDGRKLGVLNLEGRVFMKPLDNPFTVALDLVAELRKQTPCILVDMHCEATSEKNAMGAHLDGKVSAVVGTHTHVQTADERILPGGTAFITDVGMCGPLDSVIGVKKELSIERFITLRHTPYEVAKNLVYLQGVVIDLDDKTGKARSIERVREHLPGT; this is translated from the coding sequence GTGAAAGTACTCTTCATGGGCGATGTGGTGGGCCGGCCAGGGCTCCTGGCCGTGCGCACCCTTCTGCCCAAGCTCATCGCGCGCCACTCGGTGGATCTGGTCGTCGCCAACGCGGAGAACAGCGAAGGCGGCGCCGGCATCTCCCCCGAGTCGGCCGAGGCGCTGCTCGGCAGTGAGGTCAACCTCCTGACGAGCGGCAACCATTTCTGGACCAAGAAGCAGATCCTCCCCTGGGTGGAGGACAACCCCAACCTGTTGCTGCGCCCGGCCAACTATCCCAAGGGCGCACCAGGCAAGGGGCACACCGTCATCCAGACGCCGGACGGGCGCAAGCTCGGGGTGCTCAACCTCGAGGGCCGCGTCTTCATGAAGCCGCTGGACAACCCGTTCACGGTGGCGCTGGACCTGGTGGCCGAGCTGCGCAAGCAGACCCCCTGCATCCTGGTGGACATGCACTGCGAGGCCACCAGCGAGAAGAACGCCATGGGCGCCCACCTGGACGGCAAGGTGTCCGCCGTGGTGGGCACCCACACCCACGTGCAGACGGCCGACGAGCGCATCCTCCCGGGGGGCACGGCCTTCATCACCGACGTGGGCATGTGTGGCCCGCTGGACTCCGTCATCGGCGTGAAGAAGGAGCTCTCCATCGAGCGCTTCATCACCCTGCGCCACACCCCCTACGAGGTGGCCAAGAACCTCGTGTACCTCCAGGGCGTGGTGATCGACCTGGATGACAAGACGGGCAAGGCGCGGAGCATCGAGCGGGTGCGCGAGCACCTGCCGGGCACGTAA
- a CDS encoding cysteine desulfurase family protein, which translates to MIYWDHNAAAPVRPEVATLLARAFSEGHWGNPSSVHRGGREARGRLDAARARVARVLGCEPKEVCFTGSGSEADALALKGTWLARKESRRRRVVTSAIEHPSVLAAVKQLEALGAEVVRVRPGRDGRVPLEAMLEALTPETLLCSLMWANNETGVVQPVAELSRACRQRGILFHTDAVQAVGKLPANLREVDADLLALSAHKFGGPPGAGVLVVRKGVEVQALTPGHQEAGLRGGTQNVPYAEALALALELANEEQPAHAARVEKLRDGFEREVRTRIPDVTVSGEGAPRVPNTSNLCFHGADGEALLIALDLEGICASSGAACASGTLTPSHVLLAMGLTPAQAHGSLRFSLGPTTTEVEVERVLEALTTHVPRARALNQE; encoded by the coding sequence GTGATCTACTGGGACCACAACGCGGCCGCGCCGGTACGGCCGGAGGTGGCCACGTTGCTGGCGCGGGCCTTCTCCGAGGGGCACTGGGGCAACCCCTCCAGCGTGCACCGGGGTGGACGCGAGGCCCGGGGGCGGCTGGATGCCGCGAGGGCCCGGGTGGCGCGCGTGCTGGGTTGTGAGCCGAAGGAGGTGTGCTTCACCGGCTCGGGCTCGGAAGCGGACGCGCTGGCGCTGAAGGGCACCTGGCTGGCGCGGAAGGAGTCCCGGAGAAGGCGCGTGGTGACCTCGGCCATCGAGCACCCGTCGGTACTGGCGGCCGTGAAGCAGTTGGAGGCGCTGGGCGCGGAGGTGGTGCGAGTGCGGCCGGGACGTGACGGCCGGGTGCCACTGGAAGCGATGCTGGAGGCGCTGACGCCGGAGACGCTGTTGTGCTCGTTGATGTGGGCGAACAACGAGACGGGCGTGGTGCAGCCGGTGGCGGAGCTGTCGAGGGCATGCCGCCAGCGGGGAATCCTGTTCCACACGGACGCGGTGCAGGCGGTGGGAAAACTGCCGGCGAACCTGCGCGAGGTGGACGCGGATCTGCTGGCGCTGTCGGCGCACAAGTTCGGAGGCCCGCCAGGAGCGGGGGTGCTGGTGGTGCGCAAGGGCGTGGAGGTGCAGGCGCTGACACCGGGGCACCAGGAAGCGGGACTGCGTGGGGGGACACAGAACGTGCCCTACGCGGAGGCGCTGGCCCTGGCCCTGGAACTGGCGAACGAGGAGCAGCCGGCGCACGCGGCGAGGGTGGAGAAGCTCCGGGACGGGTTCGAACGGGAGGTGCGCACACGCATCCCGGACGTGACGGTGAGCGGAGAAGGAGCGCCGCGAGTGCCGAACACGAGCAACCTGTGCTTCCACGGGGCGGATGGAGAGGCGCTGCTGATCGCGTTGGACCTGGAGGGCATCTGCGCGTCCTCGGGGGCGGCGTGTGCATCGGGGACACTGACGCCCTCGCACGTGCTGCTGGCGATGGGCCTGACACCGGCACAGGCGCACGGCTCACTGCGCTTCTCCCTGGGGCCGACGACGACGGAGGTGGAGGTGGAACGAGTGCTGGAGGCGCTCACCACGCACGTCCCGAGGGCCCGGGCCCTGAATCAGGAGTAA
- a CDS encoding AAA family ATPase: MRPEPGVIPNPFNLENPAILDIAPPEPKSLEETGLKIGLLSDIALRYLYYQGTATGMDIAQELRLPWPGVIEKVVDFLAGEKLVDLRGGKGFGRASVDFILSEKGREYARGAIERSTYVGPAPVPIEQYNALITAQTEESPVISNEDLVVGLSHLTVSADLMDRLGPAVNSGRSLFLYGPPGNGKTSLAEAISRMFGGEVFIPHCLEIDNQIIKVFDALNHVPVTLESERDAAGRRQTFEMDNRWQLCRRPAVVVGGELTLETLDLIYSPTARFYEAPFQVKANGGMLLIDDFGRQKVHPTDLLNRWIVPLEKRIDFLTLHTGKKFEIPFDQLLVFSTNLDPKELVDEAFLRRIKYKIEVTNPDEETYREIFARVCEAAGIPYVEQAVTYLIEHYYKPRSMQMRACHPRDLVQLIKDAARYRQIPPALSKDLLDQACEVFLVSL; the protein is encoded by the coding sequence ATGCGTCCCGAGCCCGGTGTCATTCCCAATCCCTTCAACCTCGAGAACCCGGCCATCCTCGACATCGCTCCTCCAGAGCCGAAGTCCTTGGAGGAGACGGGGCTGAAGATCGGCCTGCTGTCGGATATCGCCCTGCGGTACCTGTACTACCAGGGTACCGCCACGGGCATGGACATCGCCCAGGAGCTGCGGCTGCCCTGGCCCGGCGTCATCGAGAAGGTGGTGGACTTCCTGGCCGGCGAGAAGCTGGTGGACCTCCGGGGAGGCAAGGGCTTCGGGCGCGCCTCGGTGGACTTCATCCTCTCGGAGAAGGGGCGCGAGTACGCGCGCGGCGCCATCGAGCGCAGCACCTACGTGGGCCCCGCCCCCGTGCCCATCGAGCAGTACAACGCCCTCATCACCGCGCAGACGGAGGAGAGCCCCGTCATCAGCAACGAGGACCTGGTGGTGGGCCTGTCCCATCTCACCGTCTCCGCGGACCTGATGGACAGGCTGGGCCCGGCGGTGAACTCGGGCCGCTCGTTGTTCCTGTATGGCCCTCCGGGCAACGGCAAGACGAGCCTCGCCGAGGCCATCAGCCGCATGTTCGGTGGCGAGGTCTTCATCCCCCACTGTCTGGAGATCGACAACCAGATCATCAAGGTCTTCGACGCCCTCAACCACGTCCCCGTGACGCTGGAGTCCGAGCGCGACGCGGCGGGCCGCCGGCAGACCTTCGAGATGGACAACCGCTGGCAGCTGTGCCGGCGCCCCGCCGTGGTGGTGGGCGGCGAGCTGACGCTGGAGACGTTGGACCTCATCTATTCGCCCACGGCGCGCTTCTACGAGGCCCCGTTCCAGGTGAAGGCCAACGGCGGGATGCTCCTCATCGACGACTTCGGCCGCCAGAAGGTCCATCCGACGGATCTGCTCAACCGGTGGATCGTCCCCCTGGAGAAGCGGATCGACTTCCTCACCCTGCACACGGGCAAGAAGTTCGAAATCCCCTTCGATCAGCTGCTCGTCTTCTCCACCAATCTGGACCCCAAGGAGCTGGTGGACGAGGCCTTCCTGCGGCGCATCAAGTACAAGATCGAGGTGACGAACCCCGACGAGGAGACGTACCGGGAGATCTTCGCCCGCGTGTGCGAGGCGGCCGGCATCCCCTACGTGGAGCAGGCCGTCACCTACCTCATCGAGCACTACTACAAGCCCCGGAGCATGCAGATGCGCGCCTGCCACCCGCGCGATCTGGTGCAGCTCATCAAGGACGCGGCGCGTTACCGGCAGATTCCTCCGGCCCTGTCCAAGGATCTGCTCGACCAGGCATGCGAGGTCTTCCTCGTCAGCCTGTGA
- a CDS encoding Fic family protein, with translation MKERYQEIDEKNEALRDYLGIFKEKGRDFLEKFEMSWIYHDAALEGTVYTQQELVSALFPERASMDPAMIPVVLEIRNHKAACDYLREDAAANGKKQTQITLTTIKRIHDLLCGNTPEAQAIRANIERRERTEKELAKERDRSGYRKDMPLHRTYFHEIAQPAKIQPMLEKLVDYTGSAEFREFHPIKQAAVAQHKFMQIFPFTENSGKVGRMLTNLVLLRNGYMPAIIHSIDRQRYYESLRGAEGLFRALLMDAIENSLDNGVKYFKDLGRRYKAIN, from the coding sequence GTGAAGGAACGCTACCAAGAGATCGACGAGAAGAACGAAGCGCTGCGCGACTACCTTGGCATCTTCAAGGAGAAGGGTCGCGACTTCCTCGAGAAGTTCGAGATGTCGTGGATCTACCACGACGCGGCGCTCGAAGGGACCGTGTACACCCAGCAGGAGCTGGTGTCGGCGTTGTTCCCCGAGCGGGCCAGCATGGACCCGGCGATGATCCCCGTGGTGCTGGAGATCCGCAACCACAAGGCCGCGTGTGACTACCTGCGCGAGGACGCCGCCGCCAACGGCAAGAAGCAGACGCAGATCACGCTGACGACCATCAAGCGCATCCACGATCTGCTGTGCGGCAACACGCCGGAGGCGCAGGCGATCCGGGCCAACATCGAGCGGCGCGAGCGGACGGAGAAGGAGCTGGCGAAGGAGCGCGATCGCAGTGGCTACCGCAAGGACATGCCCCTGCACCGCACCTACTTCCACGAGATCGCCCAGCCCGCGAAGATCCAGCCGATGCTGGAGAAGCTGGTGGACTACACGGGCAGCGCCGAGTTCCGCGAGTTCCACCCCATCAAGCAGGCGGCGGTGGCGCAGCACAAGTTCATGCAGATCTTCCCCTTCACGGAGAACAGCGGGAAGGTCGGCCGGATGCTCACGAACCTCGTGCTGCTGCGCAACGGCTACATGCCGGCGATCATCCACTCGATCGATCGCCAGCGGTACTACGAGTCCCTGCGAGGCGCCGAGGGTCTGTTCCGCGCGCTGCTGATGGACGCCATCGAGAACTCGTTGGACAACGGCGTGAAGTACTTCAAGGACCTGGGCCGCCGGTACAAGGCCATCAACTAG